The DNA region ATCTTCAGATATTGTCAATATAATACAAATCCGCTAGGCTCCGGCTCATGCGAGAACTCCATCTTATCGCTCACGATATTCGATCCTGCGAAAATATCGGTGCCCTGTTTAGAACAGCGGATGCGCTTGGTGTTCACAAGATTTGGCTTACTGGCTATACGCCGGCACCGCCTGATCCAAAAATTCAAAGACGGCATTAGGCGCAGAGAATGCCGTTGCCTTCGAAAAGCACGAAGATATTGAGCTCGTACTAAAGCAGCTCGAGAACGAAGGTTTTACCTTGGTGGGATTAGAGCTTGGTGCAGAATCGGTAGACATACGTTCGTATGCACCACCAGACAAAATCGCGCTTTTACTCGGGACAGAAACAACGGGTATTCCGCCGTCTTTGATTGAACGTTGTGATCATCTCATTCAGATTCCAATGCATGGCGTTAAAGAATCCATGAATGTAACCATAGCGGCAGCCATCGCTAGTTATGCTATTCTTAATCACAACGTATGAAATTAAGCATCGTAATCCCTGTCAAAAATGAGGAGCAAAATTACCAGAGCAGCTTATTTCGTTAAAACAACAAACGATCTTTTCAGATTGCGAATGTATTGTTGCAGATGCGTTTTCGACGGACCGTACACGCGAGATAGCGCTTTCTTTAGGTGCGCGCGTGGTTGATGGTGGTATGCCTGGTCCGGGACGCAATCGTGGTGCTGCCGTGGCAACGGGTGAATGGATCTTATTTATGGACGCTGATGCACGACCTTCGTCAGATGAATGGTTGGAGGACTGTCTTCGTGAATTAGAACAACAACAACTTGATATAGCAACATGCGATTTAAAACCACGTTCTCATACGTTGATGAATCGTGTGTATCATCATGTCTATAAATTTTTTACGCGCGCAACGGCACCTTTTGTTCCTCATGCTCCGGGGAGTTGTATTTTTGTGAAACGTGAGGCTTTTGAAGTAAGTAAAGGCTTTGATGAGACGGTGATCTTTGCGGAAGATATGGAATTTGTGCAGCGTCTCGCCAAGCACGGCTATTGTTTTGGAGTGCTTGATGCAGGCCCTGTTCTCGTATCGGTTCGTCGTTTAGAAAAAGATGGTCATTGGACCACGGCTTATCGCTATGTGATAACAGAGCTCTACATGCGATGTAAAGGACCTGTGCGCAAGCCATTGTTTGATTATAAATTCTCGCATTTTTGGATACGAAGAAAAAATAGCTATGTCACGACTTATCCCGCTCGGCGCGCTGAGCTCATGGAAACAGGGAGAAACAAAAACACTGTCGCTTTATCCTGGTGCAAAGGGATTGCTATTCGTAAAGGTGATCAGATTTTGCGTATCGAAATACGTGTACGCATATGGGTGGACCATTGCAATCATGTGGTGATGATCGTTTTCGCTGTGAGTGGCATTTTGCTGAGTTTAATGCACTTACGGGTGAGGCATTAGTAGGGCAAGCGCCTCCAGGGAGCTTTCTCGCTAAGGTAGAAACGGTTTTAAAGGATGATGGAATTGTGTATGCAAAGGTAGATCTACCGATTG from Candidatus Nomurabacteria bacterium includes:
- a CDS encoding glycosyltransferase — encoded protein: MSLKQQTIFSDCECIVADAFSTDRTREIALSLGARVVDGGMPGPGRNRGAAVATGEWILFMDADARPSSDEWLEDCLRELEQQQLDIATCDLKPRSHTLMNRVYHHVYKFFTRATAPFVPHAPGSCIFVKREAFEVSKGFDETVIFAEDMEFVQRLAKHGYCFGVLDAGPVLVSVRRLEKDGHWTTAYRYVITELYMRCKGPVRKPLFDYKFSHFWIRRKNSYVTTYPARRAELMETGRNKNTVALSWCKGIAIRKGDQILRIEIRVRIWVDHCNHVVMIVFAVSGILLSLMHLRVRH